The genomic region TCCGGTATCGATACCCTAATGCGAAAAGACCTTATAAAGCACCCTTTTACCCTATTCCACAAGTTCTGGGTATTGTGGGAATGGTATTTGCTTTTCTGAATATATTCCCCGATCCGGAAATGGCTAAAACTATATTTCTATATTCAGGTGTATTTCTGGTAGCCTCTGTCATCTATTCTGTCCTGTGGATCAAACTAAAGATGAAAGAAAAGCTATTTAAGACCATAACCTTAGAGGACGCCCTCAAAGAATGGGGCGAACAATCAGAAACTGCTGAAGTGGGAGCTGTGTAAATGATAAAGGTACAGGGAGATATGCTTCTAAGGGAACGAGCTGCTGAACTGAGTTCACGGTTAGGAAGTTGTACCGATATACAGGAAGGGAAAATCTTTTTTCCCTCCTGTTCTCATCCTACCTACCTAACATTAGTACAGAAGAAAAGCCTCATTAGTTCCAATTACATCCTATCTCTCCGAACAGAGTTACCGATAGAACAAGCTAATGAGAAAGAAGAAAGGATTCAACTTAATAGATTGGGTAAATTAAAGCATAAAGGGATATCACCTCTATTGATGAAAATAAGAACAAAACTAATACAGACCCCTTCTTTTGGTAAAGCTTTGAAACTATGTGATCTGGAGGACTTTGTCATTACCCAAAACAAGGACAAACTTATTCTGGAAGTGAATCCCTATGGCGGAGGCTACAGTCAAGTTCTCCTACCTCCTATGAGACTTAGAATAGGAATATCTAAAGATAAGTGGTTAGGTTGTTCACAGCTGCTTCATAAGCTGGAAAAGACTATCATCAAGCTCTTGTGATCTGATTTCATTTTGCTTAGGAGAAAATCCAATCTACAGCAAAATAATGACTTTTTTATGCCTCCTTGTTATAATCCCTTCCATGTATACACAGGATTATGAAAAGGAAGCTCTCACAGGATCGGATAATACCTTACCGGTGTTTTATGAATCGCTAAAAGCAAAAATACCCTTTACGATGACATGGACTGGTGAGGGACAAGAATTTAATCAGTGGAAAACAGAGGGATTACAAAAAGCAGAAGAGTTAATTCTTCCCTGGGATGACAATACGCCTTTTGAAATGGAAGTGATCGATCAAATCGATAGAGGAGCCTATATGGCTCAAAAGGTGGTATTCAATCTAACAGAAGAAAGTCGGGTTATGGCTCTTTTACTCATTCCTAAAGGAAGTGCACCTTTCCCAGCAGCCCTTATGCTCCATGATCATGGTGCCAAATACGATATTGGCAAAGAAAAGATGGTAGAGACCTGGAAGGATCCAGTCAAACAAGCCTCCTCTAAAGCTTGGAGTCAAAAATACTTTACAGGAACATTCCCAGGTGATGAGTTGGCCAAACGTGGTTATGTTGTTTTAAGCTGTGATGCTCTTGGCTGGGGAGATCGTAGCGTTGAAGGTTGGAACACCGAGGCCCAGCAATCCTTAGCCTCTAATATGTTCAATATGGGTGTGTCCTATGCTGGATGGATAGCTTTAGAGGATTGTCGCGCTGCCCAATTTCTAGCAAGTTTAAAACAAGTTAACAAAGAGAAAGTAGCTGCTGTTGGTTTTTCCATGGGAGCTTTTAGAGCTTGGCAAGTGGCTTCCTTATCACCAGATATTAAAGCAGGTATTGTAGAGAACTGGATGGCCACAATGAAAGGCTTAATGGTCCCAGGTAGTAATCAGCTCAAAGGATCATCCGCTTATACCATGCTTCATCCTTTCATTGGCAAATATCTGGATTATCCAGATGTTGCTGGTCTTGCAGCACCTAAACCTATGTTATTCTATGCAGGAGAAGAGGATGGCCTTTTTCCCCCATCTAGTGCAAAGGAAGCTTTTGATAAAATGCATAAGATATGGAATGCTTCAGGGGCTGGGAATAATCTGGAAACGCGATTCTGGCCTTATGGTCATGTTTTCTATAAAGAACAACAAGATGCCGCTTATGATTGGTTGGATAAGAAGTTTGCTTATTAAGAGAAGAGGCTATTTTAAAATAGCCTCTGTTTAAATAAAATATCTATATTTCTTACAAATCTTGTTTTATAATCTCTATTATCCCTTAACACCCATCTCCAAGATCAACTCAACCTCACCGCGACTAAGCTTTGTTGCCCGTGCGATCTCCTCGATCTTCCAATTCTGTCGTGCTAATTTGATAACAGATTCCCTAATATCCATATTAGGAGCTCCCTTAGTCCGTCTACTGGCAGGTTCATCCTTAGCTAAAGTACCCAATAACCGAACTTGTTCTTGAGCCTGCTTGGAGATTTCTTCTAAACGAGTTTCTGTTTTAGCGAGCCACTCTCTAGCTTTATTCATTTCATTGATACGAGTTTCTAGATATTCTACGCTTTCATCCAGGTTAGTTAATTGCTGTATCGCATGATCTACCTGAGATTTATCTGTTTGAACTTGATCAAGTAATTCACGAATAGAATCAACCTGTTCTGGTAAATTATCTAATTGTGTTCTTATAGTAAATATACGTTCTTCGATGGATTTAAGTTGATCAAAACTTTTATCTACACCATCTATCGTTTCACTGAGTAAGTCCTGCTTTTGCTCCAGTC from Spirochaeta cellobiosiphila DSM 17781 harbors:
- a CDS encoding dienelactone hydrolase family protein, which gives rise to MYTQDYEKEALTGSDNTLPVFYESLKAKIPFTMTWTGEGQEFNQWKTEGLQKAEELILPWDDNTPFEMEVIDQIDRGAYMAQKVVFNLTEESRVMALLLIPKGSAPFPAALMLHDHGAKYDIGKEKMVETWKDPVKQASSKAWSQKYFTGTFPGDELAKRGYVVLSCDALGWGDRSVEGWNTEAQQSLASNMFNMGVSYAGWIALEDCRAAQFLASLKQVNKEKVAAVGFSMGAFRAWQVASLSPDIKAGIVENWMATMKGLMVPGSNQLKGSSAYTMLHPFIGKYLDYPDVAGLAAPKPMLFYAGEEDGLFPPSSAKEAFDKMHKIWNASGAGNNLETRFWPYGHVFYKEQQDAAYDWLDKKFAY